From a region of the Daphnia magna isolate NIES linkage group LG1, ASM2063170v1.1, whole genome shotgun sequence genome:
- the LOC116916435 gene encoding tyrocidine synthase 3, translating to MEGRSFLRGESHATHSDGKECLTLDAVLKKALSDNPELAEREALRDNRQTITFAQLNSKATELAERLARIIELLPQPEGDKIVAVNLFPDIELIVSLLAIFKIGAAYLPLDPTFPADRVSHILQDAQPILLLTTGSILRKTAFASVVVELNVPVFDLENKESSEVYIAFNEKTRGNETAPRVRNVLAAVLYTSGSTGVPKGVRLEHATILHRLNWQWRTFPFHSAEVGCFKTALTFVDSMAEIWAPLLIGQPVEVVSKPVIQDAQRFIDLLDRCKITRLVLVPSLLKAMLTLLKSRARKTDESLPYAGNGHYPLKHLKMWVCSGEILTGELLLEFYDCFPAGTVISNYYGSTELMGDVTYATFKSREDVLASFIDDKIPIGKPMDNCAIYLLDASKELVDNGEIGELYVAGSHLCSGYVRNREMERFLKNHVDNTPGYDVMFRTGDYGKIINGQLYYFGRADSQVKIRGHRVDLSEINAAIEGSKLASTCVVLSYKAGEPEQEIVAFIIPGQKETTVEIIKERVKDKLLSYMMPKFVVIDELPLLVNGKVDRQKLMQIYADQLHKQNGKTNYLKIWEGNKFSREERALLKTVHSIIGTSSGRAVQLSDNFFEIGGNSLNAVNVVTKLKDQGFHIDLTEFLTASQLKDLVPELSQRKPGSKTHTCHQLSGYVVEMLDTSVKEDVIRIISLCFSEKSELDLLTGVTREDHEIFLGELWESVVAAELSFVIKDNSGNIVAVALNFDLFDEPVVKPKTHRLAYILEFLESIEGPIIAKHFEKRKNLLIHSFMMATAETTTPPENVYLIQKMEEEILTLAKRKGFVGVFTTNANELTRQICIDLLDYTVLFECQVNQFVASDGKSPFLHAADTHYTTVNVKYVH from the exons ATGGAGGGACGATCATTTCTTCGCGGAGAAAGCCATGCAACCCACAGTGACGGTAAAGAGTGTTTGACGTTGGACGCAGTCTTGAAAAAAGCTCTGTCAGACAATCCAGAACTAGCTGAGCGCGAAGCACTACGTGACAACAGGCAAACCATCACCTTTGCCCAGCTGAATAGCAAAGCAACGGAATTGGCCGAGCGATTGGCGCGGATTATTGAACTACTGCCACAGCCGGAAGGTGACAAGATCGTAGCGGTCAATCTGTTTCCTGATATTGAGCTAATTGTTAGCTTGCTGGCCATTTTCAAAATTGGCGCTGCTTATTTGCCACTCGATCCAACATTTCCAGCTGATAGAGTCTCTCACATCCTTCAAGATGCCCAACCTATTTTGCTGCTCACCACCGGATCCATTCTGCGAAAAACGGCTTTTGCTTCCGTCGTTGTTGAGCTCAACGTGCCCGTCTTTGATCTCGAAAACAAGGAGAGCAGTGAAGTATACATCGCATTCAACGAAAAGACAAGAGGCAATGAAACTGCTCCACGTGTACGAAATGTTTTGGCAGCTGTGCTTTACACCTCGGGATCGACGGGAGTTCCCAAAGGCGTCCGTCTGGAACACGCAACAATACTCCACCGACTCAATTGGCAGTGGCGCACTTTTCCTTTCCATTCCGCAGAGGTGGGCTGTTTCAAAACGGCTCTTACGTTCGTTGACTCCATGGCTGAGATTTGGGCTCCCTTATTGATCGGCCAACCCGTTGAGGTCGTGTCCAAGCCCGTCATTCAGGACGCACAGCGTTTCATCGATCTCCTggatcgatgcaaaataacaCGCCTCGTCTTAGTCCCATCTCTTCTTAAAGCGATGCTAACTCTTTTGAAATCTCGCGCCCGAAAGACGGACGAATCTTTGCCATATGCCGGTAATGGACATTATCCTCTTAAGCATCTCAAGATGTGGGTCTGTTCAGGAGAGATTCTTACTGGCGAGCTACTTCTCGAATTCTACGATTGTTTTCCTGCCGGCACAGTTATTTCCAATTATTATGGCAGCACCGAATTAATGGGTGACGTCACCTACGCCACTTTTAAATCCCGAGAAGATGTGCTTGCCTCTTTCATTGATGATAAAATTCCTATTG GTAAACCCATGGATAACTGTGCCATATACCTGTTGGACGCCTCGAAAGAGCTTGTAGATAACGGCGAGATTGGAGAGCTCTACGTTGCTGGAAGTCACCTGTGTTCGGGTTACGTCAGAAACCGAGAAATGGAACGTTTCTTGAAAAATCACGTTGACAACACACCAG GTTATGACGTCATGTTTCGAACGGGTGATTACGGCAAGATCATCAATGGCCAACTTTACTATTTCGGCCGCGCTGATTCGCAAGTTAAAATTCGAGGCCACCGTGTTGATTTGAGTGAAATCAATGCTGCCATCGAAGGGAGCAAACTGGCCTCGACGTGTGTTGTTCTTAGCTACAAAGCGGGAGAACCTGAGCAG GAAATCGTGGCTTTCATAATACCTGGGCAAAAAGAAACCACCGTTGAAATAATCAAAGAGCGAGTGAAAGACAAGCTTCTATCTTACATGATGCCAAAG TTTGTGGTAATCGACGAGCTACCATTGCTTGTCAACGGTAAAGTCGATCGCCAGAAACTCATGCAAATCTACGCCGATCAACTCCACAAACAAAATG GCAAAactaattatttaaaaatatggGAGGGAAATAAATTCAGTCGTGAAGAGAGAGCCCTTTTAAAGACAGTCCATTCAATAATCGGCACTTCATCTGGTAGAGCTGTTCAACTTTCggacaatttttttgaaattggaGGCAATTCCCTCAATGCTGTCAATGTGGTCACCAAACTAAAAGATCAAGGCTTTCACATAG ATTTAACCGAATTCCTAACAGCCTCTCAGCTAAAAGATCTAGTTCCAGAACTTTCACAACGAAAGCCGGGatcaaaaacacacacgtgTCATCAACTTTCTGGTTACGTAGTGGAAATGCTTGATACCTCAGTAAAGGAAGATGTTATTAG AATTATCAGCCTTTGCTTCTCGGAGAAATCAGAGCTTGATCTGTTGACTGGCGTCACTCGCGAGGATCACGAAATCTTCTTGGGCGAACTCTGGGAGTCGGTGGTGGCAGCGGAGTTGAG cttTGTCATCAAGGATAATAGTGGAAACATCGTGGCCGTTGCTCTAAATTTCGATCTTTTTGATGAGCCAGTTGTTAAACCAAAAACCCACCGTTTGGCATacattcttgaatttctcgaGTCTATCGAGGGTCCGATTATAGCGAAACACttcgaaaaacgaaaaaacttgtTGATTCACAGCTTTATGATGGCAACAGCAGAGACAACCACTCCACCAGAGAACGTTTACCTCATCcagaaaatggaagaagaaatccTGACGTTGGCCAAACGGAAAGGCTTCGTGGGTGTTTTCACGACCAATGCCAACGAACTCACTAGG CAAATTTGCATCGACCTACTAGACTACACCGTCCTGTTTGAATGCCAAGTGAATCAGTTTGTTGCATCTGATGGAAAAAGCCCCTTCTTGCACGCTGCTGATACCCATTATACGACTGTTAATGTTAAATACGTCCATTAA
- the LOC116916456 gene encoding LOW QUALITY PROTEIN: negative elongation factor A (The sequence of the model RefSeq protein was modified relative to this genomic sequence to represent the inferred CDS: inserted 1 base in 1 codon), whose amino-acid sequence MASHRETDTSLWLHNKLGISTDSWAGGSICSQLNPEVLKNIQECFVELQTQVKLKFLLSFFQFSRRNLEEWKTELEEILEVAVXDGDPWVAMVAEILKTYPATGALNMEIGSATDEYTRKIFNDLANDLRKLVKKHGETGMLPLECPYLNKTALFTVVGQQSHPIKHFTLKRKPKSAALRAELLQKSTDAQNNLKKNPAPTVPLRSRGIPRKMTDTTPLKGIPSRHIGGFASPLSRAGSTPTSIGALGSSPSAGPNRPSPRTLAGRKDGGIKLLDITEQPIGFAQAKKRKRQQELEAAQKAATESQATPANPSQPLSGEESETGSVTETPEKVTPTPDYAAGLLPSNPPPTPAAAVTPLATTSIPPLTPLKEPPRMTVVRPPAVPSISSLPSGSLASPAQVVRLVTSQPPAATSAATTVPTVYRLVQPAAAAGQPTATTTATNQPAAPPKKSVALMLTREQMQEAQEMFKNANKVTRPEKALILGFMAGSRENPCPHLGNIVTIKLSEDEEIVTAGDGITTTRIVETHFQMNYAAGEWKRIKKMRKMEETPASVATVLATATR is encoded by the exons ATGGCGTCTCATCGAGAGACTGATACGTCACTTTGGCTTCATAATAAACTGGGAATAAGCACAGATTCTTGGGCAGGCGGTTCAATTTGTTCCCAGCTCAATCCCGAAGTATTGAAGAACATCCAAGAATGTTTCGTCGAACTGCAAACACAAGTGAAACTCAAATTCCTGCTATCTTTCTTCCAGTTCTCCAGGAGGAACCTGGAAGAG TGGAAAACAGAATTGGAAGAAATATTGGAAGTTGCTG GTGATGGTGATCCATGGGTAGCGATGGTGGCTGAAATCCTAAAAACGTACCCAGCTACTGGGGCTCTAAATATGGAAATTGGGTCTGCTACCGATGAGTATAcaagaaaaatattcaatGATCTTGCAAATGATTTGAGAAAACTAG TGAAAAAGCATGGAGAAACTGGAATGCTTCCTTTGGAATGCCCGTACTTGAACAAAACAGCACTGTTCACTGTGGTTGGCCAACAG TCTCATCCGATTAAACATTTTACGCTTAAGAGGAAACCAAAGTCAGCAGCGCTCCGTGCCGAGTTGTTACAGAAATCCACCGATGCCCAGAAtaacctgaaaaaaaatccTGCTCCTACAGTTCCACTACGTTCACGAGGAATTCCGCGGAAAATGACCGACACAACCCCGTTAAAAGGGATTCCTAGCCGACATATTGGAGGATTCGCATCGCCACTTTCCCGGGCGGGATCTACTCCCACTAGCATTGGTGCATTAGGTTCGTCTCCATCCGCTGGCCCAAACCGTCCGTCCCCCCGAACTCTAGCTGGAAGGAAAGACGGTGGCATCAAACTACTCGATATCACCGAGCAGCCAATCGGTTTTGCCCAAGCTAAAAAGCGAAAGCGGCAACAAG AGTTGGAAGCTGCCCAGAAAGCAGCCACCGAGTCACAGGCTACGCCAGCGAATCCATCACAGCCTTTATCAGGTGAAGAATCCGAGACAGGAAGTGTCACGGAGACTCCGGAAAAAGTTACTCCGACACCAGATTATGCGGCTGGCCTACTGCCCAGCAATCCACCACCAACGCCGGCTGCCGCTGTCACACCACTGGCCACCACGTCCATCCCTCCTCTTACACCTTTGAAAGAGCCGCCTCGAATGACAGTCGTACGCCCGCCTGCCGTCCCGTCAATCAGCTCTTTACCTTCAGGTTCACTTGCGTCACCTGCTCAAGTAGTCAGGCTTGTCACAAGTCAACCGCCGGCTGCAACGTCAGCTGCTACGACCGTGCCCACCGTTTACCGATTAGTCCAACCTGCAGCTGCTGCTGGGCAACCTACTGCAACAACGACGGCAACTAATCAACCGGCAGCTCCACCGAAAAAGAGCGTAGCACTAATGCTCACg CGTGAGCAAATGCAGGAAGCCCAAGAAATGTTCAAAAACGCCAACAAAGTCACGCGACCAGAAAAAGCTCTCATCCTGGGTTTCATGGCAGGTTCTCGAG AAAATCCTTGTCCGCATCTCGGAAATATTGTCACTATCAAATTGAGCGAGGACGAGGAGATCGTGACGGCTGGCGATGGCATCACAACCACCAGAATCGTTGAGACGCATTTTCAGATGAACTACGCTGCTGGTGAGTGGAAGCGCATTAAAAAGATgagaaaaatggaagaaacaCCTGCCTCAGTCGCTACGGTCTTAGCCACGGCGACGAGGTAG